In Camelina sativa cultivar DH55 chromosome 13, Cs, whole genome shotgun sequence, the genomic window tcattgcctgataaatacataatttttcatttcttatttttttcattaaagtCAAAACTCATAATTTTCTCTGGTCTCTTTAACTTCATATAAGTTTTCACTACTATTTAAgataactaaattcaagaacaaaaataaacaattagattACTCTAAGGCATgcacttaaataaatatatatatatttctatattgaTGTAGTGGTTAATTTAGCATTTTAGTCCAAAGAGTGTAAGTTAAAATCTTACAATCTTAAAATCTTTCAGTATTATAGATTCCAAAAAAAGAGATGGAATTGGAATGCTGGTTGTGGGTTCTAGAGAGTCTCAGAAGTCTCAAAATTAGAAGAGTCATTCTCGCTGTTGAGGAAAAAGACCTGATACAAGCTATTTTAAGACATGCAGCTTGGCCTTCTTATAAGTTTCAATATGAGATTTTGCTAGCAGACTTAAAGCAGATATccttttggaaacttttgaaAGAGGATAGAAGTGCAAACAAGGGAGCATCTCTTATTGCTCAAATTGTGACTAGAGAGGATCGAATACAATCATATATTGCAGTGGGGCATCCTTTATGGTTGCAAGACTTGTTCATTCAAGAgagttttgttactgttttatAACGGTTTTTTGGACTTTCTTTATTTGCTGATGGTTGTTATTGATGCTTATCATTTTTTGGTAGATCAAATTAGATGGTTTCAATGTCCTGTAAAATaactttggtttgattttataatgAATTATTCtgacgaaaagaaaaaaaaaatcttacaagctatattttttttcttcttttaaggGCCTAGACTGCTAAACAAGTCAAGCAAATTCAACCCACCCACCAAATCCATAGAATAAATATAATTGATCCATTCAACTTGAATTTTTGGGTCCTAGTGAATTTCTAGGTTTAGTGAGTATCATTATAACATTTTAGTcatatttagtaatattatataacatttttttgtgtaCGATATTTTTATAGGACTTTAAATTACTTTTattagtaaaattttaataagattaaaaaattataattaaaaaagagacaaaaaaaatcataattaaaaatttttgatagaaaatatcttatttttaattttagttacgaaattttataaaatattaaaatttattatttattttgaaataaattagCCCGATTTCGCTctcaattataaaattcaaaaaaaaactatacagaTTATCgatatatttaatgttttaagaTTTGTATTTACGCAGATACAACccttaaaattaattataaagttattaataaaataaaataaaaatctaaccaTTACAAATTTGcatcttttacaaaatttgttccttttttaaaaagtcagTACGAcgaaattgaattaaaaataaaaaataaagagagagagttaattGACCACCACCACctaccaaagaagaagatactatactactactactagaatTCACtcatttcctctctctctcctagtGTGAGATGACCAGTCAGCAAGAAATGTCTCTCGTCAGGGCGGCTCCTCCTGTCAACGTCGATCAAATCTTCCCCGAGGTTGACATGTCCACCCCCACCGACTCCTCCTCCCTCTTCGTACGTGCTACCGTCGTCCAAGCTTCCACCGTCTTCTACGATACTCCCGCCACACTAGGTTCTTCtcctctcctttttttcttctcatcggAACCTTGAGAGTTTATTTTTCTGGAGTTTTTTGATTCgcttttggttaattgatgcgatgagatgagatgagatgagattaTTTTATCTTCcgggattttttttatttttattttttttacagagaAGGCGGAGAGATTGCTTGCTGAGGCGGCGGACAATGGTTCTCAGCTCGTGGTGTTCCCGGAGGCTTTTATCGGCGGTTATCCTCGTGGCTCTAGCTTCGAATTAGCGATTGGTGCTCGAACTGCTAAAGGAAGAGATGATTTTCGTAAATACCATGCTTCCGCCATTGATGTTCCTGGTATATATAGTCCTCCATCTCCGCGATTAGCTTATCGATTCGTCAATTAGTTCGCAATTTTTAGCTAGCTGCTGCGGTTTATGATATACTATCGTCTTCTAACTTTCAATTTCATCTGAAACTGAGATTGTTCCACCAGAACTCTAAATCATCAAGTGTGTGTCAAACTGTTAAGATACAAATATTTATGCATCTGTGAATCTTTTTTTATCTAGGTCCTGAGGTGGAACGATTGGGGGGAATGGCCAACAAGTACAAAGTATTCTTGGTGATGGGTGTGATTGAGAGGGAAGGCTATACGCTATACTGCActgttcttttctttgattcacAAGGTGAGTTCTTGGGTAAGCATCGGAAACTCATGCCTACAGCTCTGGAACGTTGCATCTGGGGGTTTGGAGATGGATCAACCATCCCTGTTTTCGATACTCCCATTGGGAAGATCGGTGCTGCTATTTGTTGGGAAAATAGGATGCCGTCTTTAAGAACTGCAATGTATGCCAAAGGTTAgtagtctttttcttctttagagCTTCCACATAGGGGACAATGTATTGTATTTTACAGACTAGTTTGTAAGTATTCATTCATGTGTGGGcttgttgatttgattttgtaggcATTGAGATTTATTGTGCACCTACTGCTGATGCTAGAGATACTTGGCAAGCATCGATGACTCACATTGCTCTTGAAGGtggatgttttgttttgtcggCTAACCAGTTTTGTCGCCGGAATGATTATCCTCCTCCACCGGATTACTTGTTTTCCGGTTCAGAAGATAGCCTAACACCGGACTCTGTTGTCTGCGCCGGTGGAAGCTCCATCATTTCACCTTTGGGAATTGTTCTTGCCGGACCAAACTACGAAGGAGAGGCTCTTATCACAGCTGATCTAGGTAATTTACTAACACTTGTTTATCATTTACCTTTCTCATTCTTACtacataagaaaaagaagaaaaaccaatCATATCCTTAAAATCTCTGAACAGATCTTGGGGACATAGCAAGAGCCAAATTTGATTTCGATGTGGTTGGGCATTACTCGAGACCTGAAGTGTTTAGCTTGAACATAAGGGAGCATCCGAGAAAAGCTGTCAGCTTCTTGACGACTAAAAATGTAACCAAAGATTAATCCGTCAATAAATAAACAGACATTTGTAAGACCCAAACTCTCTCTACAATTTGATGGAGTTTATGTGGTGTATAAATAAACATTTGTTAGACCCAAACAAACGTACGTCAGACTTTTGATTGAAAACGTGTTACATTgagtttttcttcttattctcgtTCAAATTATCATTACAAGCTTTTATATCTTAACCTTTAAATGAATAATCCAATCAAATaccaacaaaccaaaccaaaactgcATCAAGCCGAATTGAAACTAAACCAAAGATTGTTCTATTTGGTTTCAAACCAAATCTCTGAAAACTAAATGTCTGCCCATGTTTGAAAGTTGAAATGATCTGTCCACTGACAATTGCTAGTTGAATGTCTACAAAACAGTGATTTGAAGGTTCAATGAATGTATCCAAGTTTTTATGCAAGAGACAAAGGAGACAAAGAGATAAACCACACACGAACTTGATAAGATCATGCTGAGGAAAATATCTTACGTATTAATCGAATGTTTTTAGCGTTTGACCTTTCTCATAAAATAACGGGTATCAGTGGGAGAAATTGTTTAGCCTAGTGGCACCAAAATAATGCTCTACCTCTCTACTACTATTTGCTAGGTTTCAATTTTGTTATACGAGTTAATAAATTTACCCCCAAACTTCAACTATGTAAAAAAAAGCTTAGTGAGACAAACTTTTGGCACCCTTTTCCCTTGATtcgatttgatttgatgatggTTCTAagctaaaatattatatatgcatttaTCTTTCACACGAGTTGGCCTATTACAAGAGAGAAGAGCCATATTTTGGATTAACAAAAGGTCAAAAAGAgagccatttttttgtttttttcgtcatcttattaattttggttttggaacTTTTTGGTTGAAATTTTTTACGGAAAAACGAATAGGATGAAACGTAACGGATAGTTGTGAGACAAAATCACATGGGAAGATGGAACGATGCTGTCCGATGCCCACACAATAATTAATCGATAATATGTCGTGTTTCATTTTTTGATTAAACtccttaaaaataaaataatcccTCATTGAGACGATTATATGACATTATTGTCTTTTGATTCGTCTACTAATTGTTGTAATCATTAGTACTATGATTTAATTTACACCAAACCGACGTTTCCATGTGTATATCATCAATGccaaaaaaacgaaataaattCTTTAATAAATTTCCTCCAAATTCAAAGAAGTTGTATATACAATGTATGTACCTTCTTCACCTCCCAACTCAATCCGAGCATGATTTGATTGATATTCTCATGTTCCCCACATCTGAATTACGGCTAAATTGTAACCAGCATAAGAGCACATTCTTAGTGAGTTGCCCTCTAAAACACCACACGTATGACGTAACTAAGTTCCCTAATTGAAGTTTACATATCAACTAacatatacaataataaaatttaattacacaaataaaactgtaataattcGATGAATCGATTTTGTTTTCCgaaactaaatccaaaaattaatatgCCTGTATAAAaacggccaaaaaaaaaaacgtgaattgattttgtttttgaaattaaatcgaatatattacaaataaatcattatgtatatataatttttttttactcgcgGGAAGTGTGATTAGTGATTACACAAACTCAGAGCTTGGTAGATTCCGATGATTCCACTGTTCCGACGATGAAGAACCGATACATCTCACATTCGAAACAATGTAATCTCTCAGAGTCTTCAAtgattcatctctctctccattCTCAACGATCACTGATCTCTTCTCCACaggatcatcatcagaatcatcatcatcgccgGAGCCACTTT contains:
- the LOC104736238 gene encoding bifunctional nitrilase/nitrile hydratase NIT4-like, giving the protein MTSQQEMSLVRAAPPVNVDQIFPEVDMSTPTDSSSLFVRATVVQASTVFYDTPATLEKAERLLAEAADNGSQLVVFPEAFIGGYPRGSSFELAIGARTAKGRDDFRKYHASAIDVPGPEVERLGGMANKYKVFLVMGVIEREGYTLYCTVLFFDSQGEFLGKHRKLMPTALERCIWGFGDGSTIPVFDTPIGKIGAAICWENRMPSLRTAMYAKGIEIYCAPTADARDTWQASMTHIALEGGCFVLSANQFCRRNDYPPPPDYLFSGSEDSLTPDSVVCAGGSSIISPLGIVLAGPNYEGEALITADLDLGDIARAKFDFDVVGHYSRPEVFSLNIREHPRKAVSFLTTKNVTKD